Proteins from a single region of Plasmodium brasilianum strain Bolivian I chromosome 13, whole genome shotgun sequence:
- a CDS encoding glideosome associated protein with multiple membrane spans 3, with translation MWFTTRQDGLDDNCHTNRGPCFQISGFFGSTLRLGFFLEFIALTFLFMAYWSSGGKGLFSYDLKNMKDEYRFDQTFRNSITLWTGVYLIGAIFIMSFQVLLADDTCWARGYRAGSKILRLASFFDTISATLQFIFYLYISKFYTRKWYVHFNEGGSEWVFFIFVRLLHAFSCLLYGLAAYLLEVYHDEGAGDLHAYINGVMFAFAGLTEIFVIFCNSGSYSNFLLWIALGAVSLWSYYFEPEVNHVSPALHETELTNDVEQQVEKFSRYTPYPQDPNQNAYYPA, from the exons ATGTGGTTCACTACAAGGCAAGACGGCCTTGATGACAACTGTCATACGAATAGAGGACCATGTTTTCAAATAAGTGGTTTTTTTGGATCTACGTTAAGATTaggtttttttttagaatttatAGCATTgacctttttatttatggcTTATTGGTCAAGTGGGGGTAAAGGACTCTTTAgttatgatttaaaaaatatgaaagatGAGTATCGTTTTGATCAAACTTTTAGAAATTCTATAACTCTTTGGACAGGTGTCTATTTGATAGGAgctatatttataatgtcTTTCCAAGTTCTTCTTGCGGATGATACCTG ttgGGCAAGAGGATATCGTGCAGGATCTAAAATTTTGAGATTAGCTTCATTTTTTGATACCATAAGTGCAACTCTacagtttatattttatttgtatatatctaAATTTTATACAAGAAAATGGTATGTTCATTTTAATGAGGGAGGAAGCGAATGggtgttttttatttttgtgcgATTACTTCATGCTTTTTCTTGTTTATTATATGGTCTAGCTGCTTATTTGTTGGAAGTTTATCACGATGAAGGAGCAGGCGATttgcatgcatatataaatggtgTAATGTTTGCATTTGCTGGATTAACAG aaatatttgtaatattttgcAACTCTGGTAGCTACTCCAATTTCCTGTTATGGATAGCCTTAGGAGCAGTTTCCCTATGGTCCTACTATTTCGAGCCAGAAGTTAATCATGTCTCCCCTGCCTTACATGAAACCGAATTAACGAATGATGTTGAACAACAAGTAGAAAAGTTTTCTCGATACACGCCATACCCACAAGATCCTAATCAAAACGCATATTATCCTGCATAA
- a CDS encoding WD repeat-containing protein 65: protein MYTFEKKEETYLTKAIYAYGINKNIYNPFYLLDENLIFYCVGTNGVVHSLLERNQRFLLSEESSYGIICLGISNDKKLLALGEKSINKPFISIFSNDYKLVKRLTLEISDNESDIMNICFSSKNKYIYCITNGSTKSLLLCYDWIQEKLIFSKIFPPSLFRKNCEICLNAQNSAYIALLSINNLNLANEDTNKSQFIKDKGVEDLSSNNIIGIGRYDGSDLTSSSNVNKNDSTKNEDKNEINSVNRLAGSINFSPVYGVSGREVLLYHNVERNLVEIKIRNKKLEKIDNYYTNCCWLNDGTLLLVNRNNYLIFYDVKKEKLKIFNKHISNDDIVNVTYLTKGFLLFDYRFIYVYEKSNDLSTHLSYSLKYYINFNYGLLFSSYFVLSSCEKFLYFLGQDGKLKRFDITRSKIVPEYSKNVNYESLRDGTSTKDSLQSGNNKDQRIKRTDDYKQPLDIKQFEPLNESLTNQNRKAGEGGKSTDYVSSSSEGKKHRHKQEKEKEKEEVDERDHQDNQDDQEQQYDADHLYNQHGQKNNAYNLMGNNSTDDITKDDDKNIETVLENISSAKINDFDVCLLQPLIIICYDDNVIKIINYKKKEEVMSNSFNNEPLHLSIHCSGHLLLVAFTDKLRVFHILYNKLKVKKEFFLKNCSCCKFSNGGNFMAVSKISTLYIYKTYTYDLLYVLKSHVNYITDIIWSFNDFSIFSIGKDGYMFEYSLYNNGNKNIEIMQKEKKFLSLDLEFLNDKDKKKEINEKNNLDQMKYDNENKSFNNNLRSNEIKNIYVSCDDYTIKQFCGTKMECVIESEHVINKILLYKNKFLIATFHNGFFCRIRFYKLPLCGIYLEIPCHISNCVNLKLDVSRELLFSCSKDGSIYIFSIEKVDNYFLETNNMTTTNYVVACADGESGIYRHKSDDYGRSDDLEEMHDRNNNRAVMYNSNNDSSNSRCYCKNDTAKVYSDVLKTRNDLGVNVNLEERKSTHNSEFTMREKKLSLSDLNNDSNTNKSNNNNNNNILGSNNNNSNNNILGSNNNTLSEKRKMRTSFLLYDLNSKSNYMLNEDEKENEDILIDFYYVQKKNKEFLELQKKITNVKDQMELEMKNKESIYKNEIKKLKKEKNTEINNLMKINKNIIKEKEKIENACRESLYELEEKHTYFVNQLNSQFYLTNKICEEKYLKIEEEFNLYKKNSINEILDLKNEHDMKINEMRKDTNEQIQKKDDYIKNFELKYENLQKEKDEYIKRIEEDVDEEIVIITKKYEEELDKLKKDKYDLLGKFKFYEYIENELKENIQVEKEKFIKNNITAKRLQENIDNLKVDINSLKDNILGKEKEIESKNNEIANLNKKNEELEKLKIVLTQKIKDLESNLSPKDSEIKIMREKIDEMAECFENNHKKTVNLQIEINEYKMKIKSLQGDLLSYNKTIGNYEKILKNLQEHIKECYLHLHDKKIFNSSFLNLYNKFHKVNDVKNYDTKNVFSEYIRQKEYLENMIQVLKDKLDKETEAFRTEKIKMMNENSLLLKEINDLKMDLNFLKSECHDVKLKNRKMEFLRKFNKKKETGKSTTNAVAKGET, encoded by the exons ATGTATACCTTTGAAAAGAAGGAAGAAACGTACTTAACTAAGgctatatatgcatacggcataaataaaaacatatataaccctttttatttactagatgagaatttgattttttattgCGTAGGAACAAATGGAGTTGTGCATTCTCTTCTAGAAAGGAATCAAAGGTTTTTGCTAAGTGAGGAAAGCAGTTATGGCATCATATGTTTAGGTATTAGTAATGATAAGAAATTACTAGCGTTAGGAGAAAAATCGATAAATAAACCatttatatctattttttctaatgaTTATAAACTAGTTAAAAGGTTGACTTTAGAGATATCTGATAATGAAAGtgatattatgaatatatgtttttcatcaaaaaataaatatatatattgtataacTAATGGAAGTACAAaaagtttattattatgttatgaCTGGATTcaggaaaaattaatttttagcAAAATTTTTCCACCCTCTCTTTTTCGTAAAAATTGTGAAATTTGCTTGAATGCACAAAATTCTGCGTATATTGCTTTGCTAtcaataaataatttgaatttaGCTAATGAGGATACTAATAAGAGTCAGTTTATTAAGGACAAAGGTGTAGAAGATCtgagtagtaataatatcatAGGTATAGGAAGATACGATGGGTCTGACCTCACATCAAGTAGTAATGTGAACAAAAACGACAGCACTAAAAATGaggataaaaatgaaataaatagtGTTAACAGGTTAGCTGGTAGTATTAATTTCTCTCCTGTGTATGGTGTATCAGGAAGAGAAGTTCTACTTTACCATAATGTTGAACGAAACTTggtggaaataaaaataagaaataaaaagctTGAAAAGATTGATAACTATTATACTAATTGTTGTTGGTTGAATGATGGGACTTTATTACTAGTTAATAGGaacaattatttaatattttatgatgttaaaaaagaaaaattaaaaattttcaataaacATATAAGTAATGATGATATAGTAAACGTAACATATTTGACAAAAGGTTTTCTATTATTTGATTATAGATTTATATACGTTTATGAAAAGTCTAATGATTTAAGTACACATTTAAGTTactcattaaaatattatatcaatTTCAATTATGGTTTATTATTTAGTAGTTACTTTGTACTTTCATCAtgtgaaaaatttttatattttttgggTCAAGatggaaaattaaaaaggttTGATATAACAAGGAGTAAAATTGTACCAGAATATTCGAAGAACGTAAATTATGAGAGTCTTAGAGATGGTACATCAACAAAGGATAGCCTACAAagtggtaataataaagatCAGAGAATAAAGCGCACCGATGATTACAAACAACCCCTTGATATTAAGCAGTTTGAGCCGTTAAATGAATCTCTAACGAACCAAAATAGAAAGGCGGGTGAAGGAGGTAAATCTACCGATTATGTAAGTAGCAGTAGTGAAGGGAAGAAGCATCGGCACAAGCAGGAGAAGGAGAAAGAGAAAGAGGAGGTGGACGAACGGGACCATCAGGACAACCAAGACGACCAAGAACAGCAATATGATGCAGATCATCTGTATAACCAACACGGCCAAAAGAACAACGCTTACAATCTCATGGGGAATAACTCTACAGATGATATCACGAAGGAcgatgataaaaatatagaaactGTGTTGGAAAACATCAGTTCTGCTAAAATCAACGATTTTGATGTTTGTCTACTGCAACCgctaattattatttgttacgatgataatgtaataaaaataattaattataaaaagaaggaaGAAGTTATGTcgaattcttttaataatgaaCCATTGCATTTGTCTATACATTGCTCTGGTCATCTTTTATTAGTTGCATTTACAGATAAGTTGAGGGTAttccatattttatataataaactaaaagtgaaaaaagaattttttttaaaaaattgttcgTGTTGTAAATTTTCAAATGGGGGTAACTTCATGGCTGTGTCAAAGATTTcgacattatatatttacaaaacttatacatatgatttgttatatgtattaaaatcTCATGTGAATTATATTACCGACATTATATGGAGCTTTAATgacttttccattttttcaataGGAAAAGATGGATACATGTTTGAGTATTCTCTTTATAATAATGGCAATAAGAATATTGAAATAAtgcaaaaggaaaaaaagtttttaagTTTAGATTTAGAATTTCTAAACGATAaggataaaaagaaagaaattaatgaaaaaaataatttagatCAAATGAAATATGATAATGAGAATAAAAGTTTTAACAATAATCTAAGAtctaatgaaataaaaaatatatatgtttcttGTGATGATTATACTATTAAACAATTTTGTGGTACAAAAATGGAGTGCGTTATAGAATCTGAACatgtaattaataaaatattactttataaaaataaatttctaaTTGCTACTTTTCATAATGGCTTTTTTTGTAGAATTAGATTTTACAAATTACCTTTATGtggtatatatttagaaatcCCTTGTCATATTTCGAATTGTGTGAATTTAAAGTTAGATGTGAGTAGAGAGTTATTATTTAGTTGTTCTAAAGATggttctatatatatattttctatagaAAAAGTGGACAATTACTTTTTAGAAACTAATAATATGACAACCACCAATTATGTGGTGGCCTGTGCTGATGGTGAGAGTGGAATCTACAGGCATAAGAGCGATGATTATGGCAGGAGCGACGACCTAGAAGAAATGCATGATAGGAATAATAACAGAGCTGTAATGTATAACAGCAATAATGacagtagtaatagtagatgttattgtaaaaatgataCAGCGAAAGTTTACAGTGATGTTTTGAAGACAAGGAATGATCTAGGAGTTAATGTAAATTTAGAGGAACGGAAAAGTACGCATAATAGTGAATTTACGATGAGGGAGAAGAAGCTAAGTTTGTCAGACCTAAACAATGATAGTAATACTAACAAgagtaacaataacaataacaataacattCTCGGaagcaataacaataacagtaacaataacattCTCGGAAGCAATAACAACACATTAAgtgaaaagagaaaaatgagAACTAGCTTTTTATTATACGACTTGAACAGTAAATCTAACTATATGTTAAATgaagatgaaaaagaaaacgaagatattttaattgatttttattatgttcaaaaaaaaaacaaagagtTTTTAGAATTGCAGAAAAAGATTACAAATGTAAAAGACCAAATGGAAttagaaatgaaaaataaggaatctatttacaaaaatgaaataaagaaattaaaaaaggagaaaaatacagagataaataatttaatgaaaattaataaaaacataataaaagagaaggaaaaaattgaaaatgcATGTAGAGAGTCGCTTTACGAACTGGAAGAAAAGCATACCTATTTTGTCAACCAGCTAAATTCGCAATTCTACTtaactaataaaatatgtgaaGAGAAGTATTTGAAAATAGAAGAAGAATTTAacctatataaaaaaaattccataaatgaaattttggacttaaaaaatgaacatgacatgaaaattaatgaaatgaGGAAGGatacaaatgaacaaatacagaaaaaagatgattatataaaaaactttgaattaaaatatgaaaacttGCAGAAGGAAAAAGACGAATATATAAAACGGATAGAAGAAGATGTCGATGAAGAAAtcgtaataataacaaagaaATACGAGGAAGAATTAGATAAACtgaaaaaggataaatatgACTTATTAGGGAAATTTAAGTTTTACgaatatatagaaaacgagcttaaggaaaatattcaagttgaaaaggaaaagttcataaaaaataatatcactGCTAAGAGACTGCAGGAG AATATTGACAACCTGAAAGTTGACATAAACAGCCTAAAGGACAACATATTGGgcaaagaaaaagaaattgaaTCTAAGAATAACGAGATAGCtaatttgaataaaaaaaatgaagaattgGAGAAACTGAAAATTGTGCTTACTCAGAAAATAAAGGATTTGGAATCAAATTTATCTCCAAAAGATtctgaaataaaaataatgaggGAAAAAATCGATGAAATGGCTGAatgttttgaaaataatCACAAGAAGACTGTAAATTTGCAAATtgaaattaatgaatataaaatgaaaattaaatcATTACAAGGGGATTTACTAAGTTATAATAAAACTATAGGGAATTACgaaaaaattcttaaaaatttacaagaACATATAAAGGAATGTTATTTACATCtacatgataaaaaaatattcaattcttcctttttgaatttatataacaaatttcATAAAGTTAATGATGTTAAGAATTATGatacaaaaaatgttttttctgaatatattaggcaaaaagaatatttagaaaatatgatACAAGTACTAAAAGATAAGCTAGATAAAGAGACCGAAGCTTTTagaacagaaaaaataaaaatgatgaacGAAAATTCATTACTACTTAAAGAAATTAATGACTTGAAAATGGAtttaaatttcttaaaatcAGAATGCCAtgatgtaaaattaaaaaatagaaaaatggaatttttaagaaaatttaacaaaaagaaagaaaCGGGGAAAAGTACCACAAATGCGGTTGCCAAAGGAGAAACATAA
- a CDS encoding ATP-dependent Clp protease regulatory subunit ClpC — translation MSTFYFLIALFMLEIVVNIHIRKKNCFLNSTYQLNKYKTLNIRRNYRIIKNRNNKLYVSLFDEYDEKCIKALIMAREVAKNDNEQEILLKHLLIAIIRIDSHLIESILKYFNISLTHFLDKFNMEINKIQNYSNNIHEQNIDNISYNVIPKNKTDEHVKKKDPLLHPYDADSNGKRRSIKDMINQNDGDKLMTNFIDKHIKDIENKIDLLKNLNENQSNISSTSSTAAHNADSPCAEAVTPNADCTNNVSSTENGIGYSDSSVASNDNNDSDGGSTDIVSCNITDQETHTSSSSKDSQGITNDITISKNKKDAKTWSGVNSDIKFSENCKLVLQNAVLEARKKKKMFVNVIDILTSLINMALEKKNCDFVKYLDELNISVNELKNQLTSYDENGSSSFPASSRSVSTNIGGNADNNSTGGSTGSSSDNSSGSDNSKNNSYKSFNLSSRDFDNQRISNMYNELRNNELRNNAQVNSGQANSEHPNNGQTNNGLANNGQQNNIMNSLNSEYLNQARDFKSNDENNFASNNKIITSSSFMKDCLIDMIQMAYERGDEHFFGRKKEIKRMIEILGRKKKSNPLLIGESGVGKTAIIEHLSYLILKDQVPYHLRNCTIYQLNVGNIVAGTKYRGEFEEKMKHLLSNINKKKKNILFIDEIHVIVGAGSGEGSLDASNLLKPFLSSDNLQCIGTTTFQEYTKYIESDKALRRRFNCIPVRQFTSKETYRLLKKIKYSYEKYHNIYYTSDSLKSIVTLTEDYLPTLHFPDKAIDILDEAGAYQKIKYEKYMRQKLRHERFLSNKENTPTHSRVEEVEEVKEGEKQKSSEDKKESQNVSSDSHMTQEQNGNNSIITSNKDGIEKLTGTETNTQLNKANKFSKDQNVDNKNEEDELYLENMHMKYVTSDVIENIVSKKSSISYIKKNKKEEEKILKLKEKLNEIIIGQEKVIDILSKYLFKAITNIKDQNKPIGTLLLCGSSGVGKTLCAQVISKYLFNEDNLIVINMSEYIDKHSVSKLLGSYPGYIGYKEGGELTESVKKKPFSIILFDEIEKAHSEVLHVLLQILDSGVLNDSKGNKVSFKNTFIFMTTNVGSDIITDYFKLYNKNYANLGFKYYMKKKQNSVNANITSNKESLPDDINLTMTNDPTNENKEISNSSKNSTNDSFEIFDEKLRTNKWYDELQPEIEEELKKRFLPEFLNRIDEKIIFRQFLKTDIINILENMIDDLKKRIKKRKNLNLIIDKEVIKYICNDENNIYDMNFGARSIRRALYKYIEDPIASFLISNLYEPNDSIHVNLTSDNKTNVQLLKTSIKSLS, via the coding sequence atgagtacattttactttttaatagCCCTGTTCATGCTTGAAATTGtagtaaatatacatataagaaaaaaaaattgttttttaaatagcacatatcaattaaataaatacaaaacgTTAAATATAAGGAGAAATTATCGAATAATAAAGaacagaaataataaattatatgtgtCCTTATTTGATgaatatgatgaaaaatgtataaaagcCCTTATTATGGCTAGGGAAGTAGctaaaaatgataatgaacaggaaattttattaaaacatcTTCTAATAGCAATTATTAGGATTGACTCGCATTTGATTGAGagcattttaaaatattttaacatttcgCTTACCCACTTTTtagataaatttaatatggaaataaataaaatacaaaactatagtaataatatacatgaaCAGAACATTGATAATATCTCGTATAATGTAATTccgaaaaataaaacagatgAACATGTAAAGAAGAAAGACCCTTTATTACATCCATATGATGCAGATAGCAATGGTAAAAGGAGGAGTATTAAGGACATGATCAATCAGAATGATGGCGATAAGTTGATGACTAATTTTATtgataaacatataaaagatatagaAAACAAGATAGATTTactgaaaaatttaaacgaGAACCAAAGTAACATTTCCTCTACTTCTTCCACTGCTGCTCACAACGCGGACTCACCTTGTGCTGAGGCAGTAACTCCAAATGCTGACTGTACTAATAATGTTAGCAGCACAGAAAATGGTATCGGTTATAGCGATAGTAGCGTTGCTAGCAATGATAACAATGACAGCGATGGGGGAAGTACCGATATTGTAAGCTGCAACATTACAGATCAGGAGACCCACACGAGTAGCAGCAGCAAGGATAGCCAAGGTATTACCAATGATATAACGATAAgtaagaataaaaaggatGCAAAAACATGGTCCGGGGTAAATTCGGACATAAAATTTTCAGAAAACTGCAAATTGGTTCTTCAAAATGCTGTTTTAGaagcaagaaaaaaaaagaaaatgtttGTTAATGTTATTGATATATTGACATCTCTTATAAACATGGCattagaaaagaaaaactgCGATTTTGTGAAATATTTAGATGAGTTAAACATAAGTGTGAATGAACTTAAAAACCAGTTAACAAGTTACGATGAGAACGGCTCTTCCTCTTTTCCAGCATCGAGCAGATCTGTTAGTACTAACATCGGCGGAAATGCTGATAATAATAGTACAGGTGGCAGTACTGGCAGCAGTAGTGACAACAGTAGTGGTAGTGATAATagcaaaaataatagttACAAGAGTTTTAACCTTTCGAGCAGAGATTTTGATAATCAACGAATAAGCAATATGTATAACGAGCTACGCAACAACGAGCTGCGTAATAATGCTCAGGTTAATAGTGGACAGGCGAACAGTGAACATCCAAATAATGGGCAGACGAATAATGGATTGGCAAATAACGGACAGCAGAACAACATAATGAACAGTCTGAACAGTGAGTACCTAAATCAGGCAAGAGATTTCAAAagtaatgatgaaaataattttgcatcgaataataaaataattacgtCTTCATCTTTTATGAAAGACTGTTTAATCGATATGATACAAATGGCTTATGAAAGGGGAGATGAGCATTTTTTTggcagaaaaaaagaaataaaaagaatgatagaaatattaggtagaaaaaaaaaatcaaatccTTTATTAATTGGTGAAAGTGGAGTAGGTAAGACAGCCATTATAGAACACTTGtcctatttaattttaaaagatcAAGTACCATATCATTTACGAAATTGTACTATATATCAATTAAATGTTGGTAATATAGTTGCAGGTACAAAATACAGAGGTGaatttgaagaaaaaatgaaacatctattgtcaaatataaataaaaaaaaaaaaaatattttatttattgacGAAATTCATGTTATTGTGGGTGCAGGAAGTGGAGAAGGATCATTGGATGCATCCAATTTGTTAAAACCTTTTCTTTCTTCAGATAATTTACAATGTATAGGAACAACTACATTTCAAGagtatacaaaatatatagaaagcGATAAGGCATTAAGACGAAGATTTAACTGCATACCTGTTAGACAGTTCACATCCAAGGAAACATAtcgtttattaaaaaaaattaaatatagttatgaaaaatatcataatatttattacactAGTGACTCGTTGAAGTCTATTGTTACATTAACGGAAGATTATTTACCTACTCTCCACTTTCCAGATAAAGCAATTGACATATTAGATGAAGCTGGAGcttatcaaaaaataaaatatgaaaaatatatgaggCAGAAATTAAGGCACGAAAGGTTCCTTTCCAATAAAGAGAACACTCCTACCCACAGCAGAGTTgaagaagtggaagaagtgaaagaaggggaaaaacaaaaaagtagTGAGGATAAAAAGGAGAGTCAAAATGTGAGCAGTGATAGTCACATGACGCAAGAACAAAATGGAAACAACTCTATAATAACTAGTAATAAAGATGGGATAGAAAAACTTACTGGAACAGAAACAAATACCCAATTAAATAAAGCGAATAAGTTCAGCAAAGATCAGAAtgtagataataaaaatgaagaagatgaACTTTATCTCGAAAACATGCACATGAAATATGTGACATCGGATgttatagaaaatatagtAAGCAAAAAATCTTccatttcatatattaaaaagaataaaaaagaagaggaaaaaatattaaagttaaaagaaaaattaaatgaaataataattggtcaagaaaaagtaattgatatattatcaaaatatttatttaaagctattacaaatattaagGATCAAAACAAACCTATCGGTACACTCTTATTATGTGGGTCTTCAGGTGTAGGCAAAACATTATGTGCTCAGGTTATAtccaaatatttatttaatgaagaTAATTTAATAGTTATAAATATGAGTGAATATATTGATAAACATTCTGTAAGCAAATTACTTGGAAGTTACCCAGGATATATAGGATATAAAGAAGGAGGCGAATTAACAGaaagtgtaaaaaaaaagccgTTCTCTATAATACTATTTGATGAAATTGAAAAAGCACATAGCGAAGTATTACATGTTTTATTACAAATCTTAGACAGTGGTGTATTAAATGATTCTAAAGGAAATAAagtttcttttaaaaatacatttatctTTATGACTACGAACGTTGGGTCTGATATAATTACGGACTATTTCAAactgtataataaaaactacGCAAATTTAGGTTTCAAGTATTAcatgaagaaaaaacaaaacagtGTAAATGCAAATATAACATCTAACAAAGAAAGTCTTCCCGATGATATTAACCTAACCATGACAAATGATCCCACTAACgaaaacaaagaaataaGTAACAGCTCGAAAAATAGCACAAATGATTCCTTTGAAATTTTTGACGAAAAACTGCGCACAAATAAATGGTATGACGAATTACAACCAGAAATagaagaagaattaaaaaaaagatttttacccgaatttttaaataggaTAGATGAAAAAATCATATTCCGCCAATTTCTCAAAACAGACATTATcaatattttagaaaatatgattgatgatttaaaaaaaagaattaagaaaagaaagaaccTAAACCTAATTATCGATAAAGaagtaattaaatatatttgcaatgatgaaaataacatatatgatATGAATTTTGGTGCTAGGTCAATCAGAAGAgcgttatataaatacatcgAGGATCCAATAGCTTCCTTTCTCATTTCCAATTTGTACGAACCGAATGATTCCATTCATGTAAACTTAACAAGTGATAACAAAACAAACGTACAGTTGTTAAAAACCTCAATTAAAAGTTTGAGTTAA
- a CDS encoding vacuolar protein sorting-associated protein 29 produces MSGKLEDIGELVLLIGDFHSPMRNLGLPECFKDLLKTDKIKHVLCTGNVGSSENLELLKNIADSVHITKGDMDDNFDFPEDITINIGNFKISLVHGHQIIPWGDMNALLQWQKKYDSDIIITGHTHKNSIVHYEGKYFINPGSATGAFQPWLSQPTPSFILMAVAKNSIVVYVYEEKNGKTNVEMSELHKQ; encoded by the coding sequence ATGAGTGGAAAATTGGAAGACATAGGAGAGTTAGTTTTACTAATAGGAGATTTTCATTCTCCTATGAGAAATTTAGGATTGCCTGAATGTTTTAAGGATCTTCTAAAGACTGACAAAATCAAACATGTATTATGTACAGGAAATGTTGGATCAAGCGAAAATTTGGAgttacttaaaaatatagctGACTCCGTTCATATAACTAAAGGAGATATGGATGACAATTTTGATTTCCCAGAAGATATTACCATAAATATtggaaattttaaaatatcattaGTTCATGGCCATCAAATTATTCCATGGGGTGATATGAATGCCCTTTTACAatggcaaaaaaaatatgatagtGACATAATTATTACTGGTCATACACATAAGAATTCTATTGTTCATTATGAAggcaaatattttattaacccAGGATCAGCAACTGGGGCTTTTCAACCATGGCTTTCTCAACCTACGCCAAGTTTTATCCTAATGGCCGTTGCAAAAAATTCAATtgttgtatatgtatatgaagaaaaaaatggaaaaacaaaTGTTGAAATGAGTGAGCTACATAAGCAGTAA